The proteins below come from a single Arthrobacter sp. zg-Y1171 genomic window:
- a CDS encoding LysM peptidoglycan-binding domain-containing protein — MSVHVLPLTAQSITAQSITAQSLTGSSPDRAAGPARMATTADAQASVPLRLTRRGRLVLVGAPLMIVAAALLAFIGFFTAPAMASGDSPEQTHTIQVGVSAGDSLWSLATEFAPDRDPRTVVADIVELNNLADATVPAGSQIYIPVSR; from the coding sequence ATGTCAGTACACGTACTTCCCCTCACTGCACAGAGCATCACTGCACAGAGCATCACCGCGCAGAGCCTCACCGGATCTTCCCCCGACCGGGCGGCCGGCCCCGCCCGCATGGCCACCACCGCGGACGCCCAGGCATCTGTCCCGCTGCGCCTGACTCGCCGTGGCCGGCTCGTCCTGGTCGGAGCCCCGCTGATGATCGTGGCCGCCGCACTGCTGGCCTTCATCGGATTCTTCACCGCACCGGCCATGGCCTCGGGGGACTCCCCGGAACAGACACACACCATCCAGGTGGGTGTATCCGCCGGGGATTCACTGTGGTCGCTCGCCACCGAGTTCGCTCCGGACCGGGATCCCCGCACCGTGGTCGCCGACATCGTGGAACTCAACAACCTGGCGGACGCCACCGTCCCTGCCGGCAGCCAGATTTACATCCCGGTCTCGCGCTGA
- a CDS encoding histidinol-phosphate transaminase, producing the protein MNEQLENLNRLPLRDDLRGLTPYGAPQLDVPILLNVNENTHGLPEHVRRAILAEIESVVAGLNRYPDREFTLLRENLAKYLGHGLAAENIWAGNGSNEVLQQILQAFGGPGRTAMSFPPTYSMYPLLASGTGTAYVTGSRERDFSLTPESAAEQVRAQAPNIVILCTPNNPTGTALELDVIEAAYEAGEASNAIVVVDEAYAEFSHADTPSALQLLPGRERLIISRTMSKAFALAGARIGYLAAAPQIADALRLVRLPYHLSAITQATANAALTHADALLSNVEDIKGQRDRIVKELRALGLEPAPSDANFVLFSGMENPRAVWEGLLEAGVLVRDIGIEGHLRVTAGTEAETTAFLTRLRELLAA; encoded by the coding sequence GTGAACGAACAGCTGGAAAACCTGAACAGACTTCCCCTGCGCGATGATCTGCGGGGCCTGACCCCGTACGGCGCCCCTCAGCTGGATGTGCCCATCCTGCTGAACGTCAACGAAAATACCCACGGACTTCCGGAGCATGTGCGCCGGGCCATTCTGGCCGAGATTGAATCAGTGGTCGCCGGCCTGAACCGATATCCCGACCGCGAATTCACCCTGCTGCGGGAAAACCTGGCCAAATATCTCGGCCACGGACTGGCTGCGGAGAATATCTGGGCCGGGAACGGTTCCAACGAGGTTCTCCAGCAGATCCTGCAGGCGTTCGGCGGACCCGGGCGGACGGCCATGAGCTTCCCGCCCACGTACTCCATGTACCCGCTGCTCGCCAGCGGCACCGGCACCGCGTACGTCACCGGCTCACGGGAGCGGGACTTCTCCCTGACCCCCGAATCGGCTGCGGAGCAGGTCAGGGCACAGGCACCGAATATCGTGATCCTGTGCACCCCAAACAATCCCACGGGTACCGCCCTGGAACTGGACGTGATCGAAGCCGCCTATGAAGCGGGAGAAGCTTCGAACGCCATCGTCGTCGTTGATGAGGCGTATGCAGAGTTTTCCCACGCCGATACCCCCAGTGCGCTGCAGCTGCTCCCTGGCCGGGAGCGGCTGATTATCTCCCGGACCATGTCGAAGGCCTTCGCACTCGCCGGGGCCCGGATCGGCTACCTTGCCGCTGCGCCGCAGATTGCGGACGCCCTGCGGCTGGTCCGCCTGCCCTACCACCTCTCTGCCATCACCCAGGCGACTGCGAATGCTGCCCTCACGCACGCCGATGCGCTCCTCTCCAATGTGGAAGACATCAAGGGCCAGCGGGACCGCATCGTGAAAGAACTGCGTGCGCTCGGACTGGAACCGGCACCGTCGGACGCCAATTTCGTGCTGTTCAGCGGTATGGAGAATCCCCGGGCGGTATGGGAAGGCCTGCTCGAAGCCGGGGTCCTCGTCCGTGACATCGGCATCGAGGGCCACCTGAGGGTCACCGCCGGCACCGAAGCCGAAACCACTGCGTTCCTGACGCGGCTGCGGGAACTGCTCGCTGCCTGA
- the hisB gene encoding imidazoleglycerol-phosphate dehydratase HisB, translating to MTVETATGRTARLERTTSESSVFVELDLDGTGRADISTSVPFYDHMLTALAKHSLMDLTVRATGDTHIDVHHTVEDVAISIGEALKTALGTKAGIRRFGEATVPLDEALANAVVDISGRPYLVHSGEPAGQEYHLIGGHFTGSLTRHVFEAITLHAQICLHMRVLGGRDPHHIVEAQFKAFARALRAAVESDPRVEGIPSTKGAL from the coding sequence ATGACTGTGGAGACCGCCACCGGACGCACCGCCCGCCTTGAGCGGACCACCAGCGAATCGTCTGTCTTCGTCGAGCTGGACCTGGACGGCACCGGCCGCGCCGATATCAGCACCTCGGTGCCGTTCTATGACCACATGCTGACGGCGCTGGCCAAGCACTCGCTGATGGACCTCACCGTCCGGGCCACCGGCGACACCCACATCGACGTCCACCACACGGTCGAGGACGTCGCGATCAGCATCGGCGAGGCGCTGAAGACTGCCCTGGGCACCAAGGCCGGCATCCGCCGCTTCGGCGAAGCCACGGTACCCTTGGACGAGGCGCTGGCAAACGCCGTCGTCGATATTTCCGGGCGTCCCTACCTGGTGCACTCCGGGGAACCCGCCGGCCAGGAATACCACCTGATCGGCGGACACTTCACCGGATCCCTGACCCGCCACGTGTTCGAAGCCATCACCCTGCACGCCCAGATCTGCCTTCACATGCGGGTCCTTGGCGGACGCGATCCGCACCACATCGTCGAGGCCCAGTTCAAGGCCTTCGCCCGCGCCCTGCGTGCAGCCGTCGAATCCGATCCGCGCGTCGAGGGCATCCCCTCCACAAAGGGAGCACTGTGA
- the hisH gene encoding imidazole glycerol phosphate synthase subunit HisH, which produces MSPRNVTVLDYGSGNIRSAVRALEHAGANVTLSAKPDDVLNADGLVVPGVGAFAAVMQGLKDVDAIRMIGRRVAGGRPVLGICVGLQVLFDEGVEHGVRTKGMGEWPGVVERLAADVVPHMGWNTVTPPEGSALFEGIENERFYFVHSYGVQKWDFDVTQPAMRPPQVTWADHGGPFIAAVENGALSATQFHPEKSGDAGAALLNNWLKTLG; this is translated from the coding sequence GTGAGTCCCCGCAACGTCACTGTCCTGGACTACGGATCCGGCAACATCCGGTCGGCTGTCCGCGCCCTGGAGCACGCCGGCGCCAACGTCACGCTCAGCGCCAAGCCTGACGATGTGCTGAACGCCGATGGGTTGGTGGTGCCCGGTGTTGGAGCCTTCGCGGCGGTAATGCAGGGCCTCAAGGACGTGGACGCGATCCGCATGATCGGGCGCCGCGTAGCCGGCGGCCGGCCGGTCCTGGGTATCTGCGTAGGCCTGCAGGTCCTCTTTGACGAAGGCGTGGAACACGGTGTCCGGACCAAGGGGATGGGCGAATGGCCCGGCGTGGTCGAGCGGCTGGCCGCCGACGTCGTACCCCACATGGGCTGGAACACCGTGACTCCGCCCGAAGGATCGGCACTGTTTGAGGGCATCGAGAACGAGCGGTTCTACTTTGTACACAGCTACGGGGTGCAGAAATGGGACTTCGACGTCACCCAGCCGGCCATGCGCCCGCCGCAGGTGACCTGGGCGGACCACGGCGGCCCGTTCATCGCCGCGGTGGAGAACGGCGCCCTGTCGGCCACCCAGTTCCATCCGGAAAAGTCCGGTGACGCCGGTGCGGCGCTGCTGAACAACTGGCTGAAGACCCTGGGCTAG